A window of Thermodesulfobacteriota bacterium genomic DNA:
CCTCGGGCATAAGGGAGAGGGATTTTACGGCCAAGCCCGACTACCTTAACTGCGGTTGGTGCGCGTTCAACAACATCTGTCCTGAGAAGTAGGGACCACGGGGCTGTTGAAAAATTGTCATTGCGAGGAGCCCGCCCTTTCCTGAGAAAGGGCGAAGCAATGACAATGAGGTACTTTTTTCAACAGCCCCTCCATGCCCGGATATGAGTTCAAAAGAGTACACATCCATCGACAAACGGGCGTTCGCAAAGCGCTTCCTTGTCGCCTTTATCCCTTCCGTGCTGGTCGCGCTGGGCATTATCGCGGTGGTCTACTTTGTGCACCGCGATAGCGAAAGGACCGTGCTCGAGGCCGGAGAGGCCCACCGCGTGGAGGTGCAGAGAAGGCACATTATCGACAGGTTCCGCTCGGTCGTCACGGACCTCCTGTTCCTCTCCGAGCAGAACGAGGTCAAAAAGTTCCTCGAAAGCGGCGGCAGCGGCTACAGGCGGGAGATAGCCAGAGAGTACCTCTTTTTCAGCCAGAAGAAGGGGATCTACGACCAGATACGCCTTATCGATTCGGCCGGCATGGAGCTTGGCAGGGTCAACTACAATAACGGCGACGTCTCCCTGGTCCCGGACGAGGGGCTTCAGAGCAAGGCGGGCCGCTACTACTTCAAGGAGACCATCGGGCTCGGCCGAGGGGAGGTCTTCGTCTCTCCCTTCGACCTGAACGTGGAGAAGGGGAAGATAGAGGAGCCCCTTAAGCCCATGATACGCTTCGGCACCCCGGTATTCGATAACGAGGGGCGAAAGAGGGGGGTGGTGGTCCTTAACTATCTGGGACGGAGGCTCATAAACACCTTTAAGGATGCCTTCACCGAAGGCCCCGGAAGGTTCGTGCTCCTTAACCCGGACGGTTTTTACCTCCACGGGCTCAGGCCCGGCGACGAGTGGGGCTTCATGTACGAGGACGGGGGAGAGCGGAGGTTCGGGGTCGACTACCCCGAGGCCTGGCATGAGGTGTCCGGGACGGAGTCGGGACGGTTTTATAGTGAGGGAGGGCTCTTTACCTTTACGACGGTCTATCCGCTCAAGGGCACCATGGGGCAGGTCGATTTCAAGGGGGGCGGGGTGGAAAGCCCCTACTACTGGAAGGTCGTCTCCTTCATGTCCGCGGACGCGCTCGCGGCGGAGGGTGGACACGGGCACTGGGCCGTCTTTTCGTCTTTGGGCATTATCCTTCTCCTGGGCGTGGGCGCCGGGTTCTTTGCCGGGGCGAGCGTTAGGAGAGTAGCGGCCGAGCGGAAGCTCCGGGCGGCAAAGGATGGGCTCGAGGTGAAAGTGGCAGAGAGGACCGCGGCGCTTATAAGTCTCAATAAGCACCTGACGGCCGAGGTCGCCGAACGCATACGCACCGAGGAGGTGCTCCGCAGGAGCAAGGAGAGTCTCGACAAGGCGCAGAGGGTTGCACGCCTCGGGAGCTGGGACTGGGATATAGTGAAAAACGAGCTCACCTGGTCCGACGAGGTCCACCGTATCTTCGGGTTGGAGCCCGATGAGTTCGACGCGACCTACGAGGCGTTTCTCGCCTTCGTCCACCCCGACGACAGGGAGGCCGTCAAGAAGGCGGTGGAAGGGGCCCTTGGCGACAGCAAGCCCTACAGCATCGAACACCGCATCGTCCTGCCCGACGGCGCCGAGCGCATCGTCCTGGAGCAGGCCGAGGTCACGCTCGACGGAACGGGCCGGCCCGTCAGGATGGTGGGGACGACCCATGACATAACCGAGCGCAGGAAGATGAGGGATGAGGCGTTGAAGAGTCAGAAACTCGAATCCCTCGGCGTCCTCGCCGGAGGCATCGCCCACGACTTCAATAACCTCCTGACCTCCATCCTCGGCAACCTCTCCTTCGCCAAGCGCACCCTTTCCAAGGGGGACAACATATACACGAGGATAGACGAGTCGGAGAAGGCCTCGGTCCGGGCGGCCGAGCTGGTGCAGCAGCTCCTTACCTTCGCCAGGGGCGGGGAGCCGGTGAAGAAGGTCGTCTCCATCGGGAAGGTGGTAAGGGAGTCGGTGAGTATAGTCTTGAGGGGCTCCAAGGTGAAGGAAGAGTGCGTCGTCCCGGACGACCTCGCGGCGGTGGAGGCCGACGAGGGGCAGATAAGCCAGGTAATGAATAATATTCTCATAAACGCCGAGCAGGCCATGATCGAGGGAGGGACCGTCCGGGTAGTGTGCGAGAACCTAGGGGCCGGTGAGAAGCGGCCGCTCCAGCTGCCGGACGGGGACTACATAAGGATAACCGTCGCCGACGAGGGGGTCGGGATAGGAAAGGATACCCTGCAGAAGATATTCGACCCTTACTTTACGACCAAGAGGAGGGGGAGCGGGCTCGGGCTTGCCAGCGCCTACTCCATAGTCAAGAACCACGGCGGGCTAATCACTGTCGAGTCCGAATGGGGGGTCGGGGCGACCTTCCACATCTATCTCCCGGCTTCGGATAAGGAGGTCCCCGAGGAGAGGGAGGTGGAGGAGGTGCCGCTTGAGGGCGCGGGGCGTATCCTCATCATGGACGACGAGAAGACGATAGGGGGGTTCGTCTGCGACCTGCTGGAGCAGAGCGGATACGAGACGGACCTTGCCGGGTGCGGCGACGAGGCGATAGAGAAGTATGAAAAGGCCCGGAGTTCCGGCAGCCCCTTTTCAGCCGTCATAATGGACCTGACCATAAGGGGCGGCATGGGGGGGGAGGAGGCGATAGGGAAGCTCCGCGAGATGGACCCCGACGTCAGGGCGATCGTATCGAGCGGCTATTCCAACTCCCCGGTGATGGCCGACTACAAATCCTACGGCTTTAGCGGCATCTTGAAAAAACCGTATAAGGCCGACGACCTGATGGCAGCCGTGCGCGAGGTCATTAAAGCCTGACCGGGACTGTCAATCAGAGGCTTACCTTTATAACCGTCTTCACGTTGCCCCTGGGGTTGAACTCTCCGGTGACTTCGAGTTTTCGAGGTTTCAGGAGCTTCTTCAGTTCGTCGAAGACCGTGTTCGTCGCCGCCTCGTGCGATATGGCCACGTCGCGGAAGGAGTTCAGGTAGAGTTTCAGGCTCCGGAGCTCGACTATCTTCTTGTCCGGCACGTAGGCGACCCTTATGGTCGCGAAGTCCGGATAGCCCGAGCGCGGGCACAGGCAGGTGAACTCGGGAAGCGTTATCTCGATTGTGTAATCCCTCTCGGGCGTGGGGTTATCCCAGGCCTCGAGCCCGGCCTCGCTCACCTTTTTCTTTCCATAGTCCTTCATGGGGGGCATTTTAACAGTTCGGCCCCGGCGTGTAAAGGCCGGGCCTTGCGGGCGCAAAAATTCCCGCTATAATAAAAAGACGGGTTTTTTATAATACGGAAAGGAGATATGAGGATGGACACGGTGACAATAGTCCTGCAGGACGCGTCCTACGGGAGCGAAAAACTCTGGAACGCGTTAAGGCTCTCCGAGGCGCTTCTAACGGTCGGGACCGGGGTGAGGATATTCCTTTACGCCGACAGCGTCGCGGCGGCCAAGAAGGGCCAGTCCCCGCCCAAGGGGTACTATAATGTGGGCGAGATGCTCGGGGCGCTCATAAAGAAGGGGGCCGAGGTGAGGAGCTGCCTTACATGCACAAAGGCCAGGGGGTTCACCCAGGAGGAGTTCATCGAGGGCGCGGTCGTCGGGAAGACCATAGACCTGGCGAGGTGGGTGAAGGAAGAGGGAAAGGTGCTGGTATTCTGACGAGGTTTTAACCGGGGGGTGTTCCCGTGCATGTGGAAAGACTTTTAAGGCCCATAGCCGGGAGTTTTATACTCCTTTCGCTTCTGCTTTCGGTGGAGCGATAGGTGAAAAAGTTCCTTCTGAAGCCCGTAATATTTTCGGTTGACCATCCGAAGGTCGTGGCGGCGCTCTACCTCGTCCTGACCTTTCTCTTTGCCGTACAGATACCCTCCATACGCATAGACACCGACCCCGAGAACATGCTCTCCGCCGAAGAGCCCGTCCGGATCGCCCACGAAGAAGTCAAGCGCGACTTTTTCCTCCACGACACCATAGTGCTCGGCGTTGTGGATTCCGCTTCTTCCGATGGTCCCTTCACCCCCGCCACGCTCGAAAATATAGCCAGGATAACGGACGAGATACTGAAGATAGACGGCGTTATCGCAAGGGACGTCATAAGCCCCACCACCACCGACGACATCCGGGGCGAGGGCGGCCTCCTGACGATAGAGCCCCTTATGGGGAGGACCGTTAAAAGCCCGGAGGCCGCCCGGGAGGTAAGGGACAGGGCACTCGCCAATCCTATCCTGAAGGACCTCCTCGTGGCCGCCGACGGCGAGGCCATAACCATCTTCATACCCATAGAGCAAAAGGACCAGAGCCACAGGATATCCAAAGAGATAAGGGCGATAACCGAAAGGCACGGTGGGGGGAGCGAGACCTACCACATGGCCGGACTTCCGGTCGCGGAAGATACTTTCGGTACCGAGATGTTCAAGCAGATGGGTATCTCCGCCCCGCTCGCGGGGTTTTTGATATTCCTCCTCATGCTCTTTTTCTTCAGGGCCCCGCTCCTTGTGCTCTCCTCCATGGCCGTGGCCATGATGACCGTCCTCTGGGCCATGGGGTTTCTCATCGGCGCGGGCTTTACCGTGCATATAATGAGCTCCATGATACCGATATTCCTGATGCCCATAGCGGTCGTTGACTCCATACACCTCTTGAGCGAGTTCCACGACAGGCTCCCGTCGGCGGGAGACAGGAAGAAGGCTATCCTCGAAGTGACCGACGAGCTCTTCGTGCCGATGCTCTTTACCTCGGTCACTTCTGCCGTGGGCTTCGCCTCACTCCTCTTTACGCCCATCCCTCCGGTCAGGGTTTTTGGGGGTTTCATCTCGTTCGGGATACTCGCGGCGTGGATAATGACGATTACGCTCCTTCCGGCCTTTATAATGCTCCTCCCCGAAAAGGCGCTGAAGAGATTCAAGGGGCGCGCGGAGGGGGCGGGGGGGGCGGCCTATCGCTTCCAGCAGGGGCTCGGCCGCTTCGCCGTAAAGCGCGCAAAATCGATTCTTGTCGCGTGCACCCTCCTCGTGGCGGTATCCGTCTACGGCATAAGCCTTACCGTGGTTAACGATAACCCGGTCAGGTGGTTCCACTCGGACCACCCCATACGCGTGGCCGATCGCGTCCTTAACAGCCACTTCGGCGGCACCTACATGGCCTACCTCGTTTTCGAGGGCGAAGAAGGCGGGGAGGTGATGAAAGAGCCGGAGACGCTCGCCTATATCGAAAGACTCCAGAGGGAACTCGCCTCCGTGGACGTGGTCGGCAAGACCACCTCCATAGTTGACGTGATTAAAAAGGTCTCCTTCGAGCTGCACGACGGGGACCCGGCCTATAACGCGCTTCCGGACACGCCTGAGAAGGTGGCCCAGTATCTCTTCCTCTACGAGATGAGCGGCGACCCGGACGACCTCTATCACCTGGTGGACCCCTCTTACGAGAAGGCCAACGTCTGGGTACAGCTTACGAGCGGCGACAACCGGGACATGAAGCGCGTGGAGGAGTTCGCGACCGCCTACATGGAAAAGAACCCTCCGCCGGGTATGGAATCGCGGTGGGCCGGGCTCACATACCTTAACGTCGTGTGGCAGGAGAAGATGGTCGCGGGCATGCTCCGGGCCCTTGCCGGAAGTGCCGTCACCGTATTCATAATAATGGCCCTGCTCTTCCGCGCGCCTCTCTGGGGGCTTATATCCATGGTGCCGCTTACCATGACCATTACCCTTATATACGGCCTTGTCGGCATGAGCGGCAAGTACTACGACATGCCCATAGCCGTGCTGTCGGCGTTGACGCTCGGCATATCCATAGACTTCGCCATACATCTGTGCCAGAGGACGAGGCAGATACGCGCCGGGGCCCCGGACTGGGACGTTACGGTCGGGAGGCTCTTCGACGAGCCGGTGAGGGCGATATTGAGGAACGTGGTCGTCATAGCGGTGGGCTTCCTGCCGCTCCTTCTCTCCCCGCTCGTTCCGTATAAGACCGTCGGCGTTTTCTTCGCGGCCATAATGGCGGTAAGCGGATTCGCCACGCTGCTTCTTCTGCCCGCGCTCATGGCGCTTTTAAGAAGCAGGCTTAAACTTTAAAGAAGGGGGGGTGCCGGATGAAAAAATTCTTTCTTGTGGCGTGTCTTATCGTGTTGCCGGCGTTTGTCTTCTCTACCGGCGCCTCGGCCCTTACTCCGGACGAGATTATAGAGAAGGCCAGCCTCGTCTACTACTACGGCGGGGACGACGGCACGGCGTCGGTTAAGATGACGATAACCGACCGCGCCGGCAGGGTGAGGGTAAGAGAGGTCACAATGCTCAGGAGGGACGTCGAAGACGGCGGGGCGCAAAAGTACTACGTCTACTTCCGTAAGCCGCCGGATGTGGCGGGTATGGTCTTCATGGTCTGGAAGAACATAGGGAAGGGTGACGACAGGTGGCTCTACCTTCCGGCCATAGACCTCGTAAAGCGGGTGGCCGCAAAGGACAAGCGGTCGAGCTTCGCCGGCTCTCACTTCACCTA
This region includes:
- a CDS encoding PAS domain-containing protein; the protein is MSSKEYTSIDKRAFAKRFLVAFIPSVLVALGIIAVVYFVHRDSERTVLEAGEAHRVEVQRRHIIDRFRSVVTDLLFLSEQNEVKKFLESGGSGYRREIAREYLFFSQKKGIYDQIRLIDSAGMELGRVNYNNGDVSLVPDEGLQSKAGRYYFKETIGLGRGEVFVSPFDLNVEKGKIEEPLKPMIRFGTPVFDNEGRKRGVVVLNYLGRRLINTFKDAFTEGPGRFVLLNPDGFYLHGLRPGDEWGFMYEDGGERRFGVDYPEAWHEVSGTESGRFYSEGGLFTFTTVYPLKGTMGQVDFKGGGVESPYYWKVVSFMSADALAAEGGHGHWAVFSSLGIILLLGVGAGFFAGASVRRVAAERKLRAAKDGLEVKVAERTAALISLNKHLTAEVAERIRTEEVLRRSKESLDKAQRVARLGSWDWDIVKNELTWSDEVHRIFGLEPDEFDATYEAFLAFVHPDDREAVKKAVEGALGDSKPYSIEHRIVLPDGAERIVLEQAEVTLDGTGRPVRMVGTTHDITERRKMRDEALKSQKLESLGVLAGGIAHDFNNLLTSILGNLSFAKRTLSKGDNIYTRIDESEKASVRAAELVQQLLTFARGGEPVKKVVSIGKVVRESVSIVLRGSKVKEECVVPDDLAAVEADEGQISQVMNNILINAEQAMIEGGTVRVVCENLGAGEKRPLQLPDGDYIRITVADEGVGIGKDTLQKIFDPYFTTKRRGSGLGLASAYSIVKNHGGLITVESEWGVGATFHIYLPASDKEVPEEREVEEVPLEGAGRILIMDDEKTIGGFVCDLLEQSGYETDLAGCGDEAIEKYEKARSSGSPFSAVIMDLTIRGGMGGEEAIGKLREMDPDVRAIVSSGYSNSPVMADYKSYGFSGILKKPYKADDLMAAVREVIKA
- the queF gene encoding preQ(1) synthase; amino-acid sequence: MKDYGKKKVSEAGLEAWDNPTPERDYTIEITLPEFTCLCPRSGYPDFATIRVAYVPDKKIVELRSLKLYLNSFRDVAISHEAATNTVFDELKKLLKPRKLEVTGEFNPRGNVKTVIKVSL
- a CDS encoding DsrE family protein, which produces MDTVTIVLQDASYGSEKLWNALRLSEALLTVGTGVRIFLYADSVAAAKKGQSPPKGYYNVGEMLGALIKKGAEVRSCLTCTKARGFTQEEFIEGAVVGKTIDLARWVKEEGKVLVF
- a CDS encoding MMPL family transporter, encoding MKKFLLKPVIFSVDHPKVVAALYLVLTFLFAVQIPSIRIDTDPENMLSAEEPVRIAHEEVKRDFFLHDTIVLGVVDSASSDGPFTPATLENIARITDEILKIDGVIARDVISPTTTDDIRGEGGLLTIEPLMGRTVKSPEAAREVRDRALANPILKDLLVAADGEAITIFIPIEQKDQSHRISKEIRAITERHGGGSETYHMAGLPVAEDTFGTEMFKQMGISAPLAGFLIFLLMLFFFRAPLLVLSSMAVAMMTVLWAMGFLIGAGFTVHIMSSMIPIFLMPIAVVDSIHLLSEFHDRLPSAGDRKKAILEVTDELFVPMLFTSVTSAVGFASLLFTPIPPVRVFGGFISFGILAAWIMTITLLPAFIMLLPEKALKRFKGRAEGAGGAAYRFQQGLGRFAVKRAKSILVACTLLVAVSVYGISLTVVNDNPVRWFHSDHPIRVADRVLNSHFGGTYMAYLVFEGEEGGEVMKEPETLAYIERLQRELASVDVVGKTTSIVDVIKKVSFELHDGDPAYNALPDTPEKVAQYLFLYEMSGDPDDLYHLVDPSYEKANVWVQLTSGDNRDMKRVEEFATAYMEKNPPPGMESRWAGLTYLNVVWQEKMVAGMLRALAGSAVTVFIIMALLFRAPLWGLISMVPLTMTITLIYGLVGMSGKYYDMPIAVLSALTLGISIDFAIHLCQRTRQIRAGAPDWDVTVGRLFDEPVRAILRNVVVIAVGFLPLLLSPLVPYKTVGVFFAAIMAVSGFATLLLLPALMALLRSRLKL
- a CDS encoding outer membrane lipoprotein-sorting protein; translation: MKKFFLVACLIVLPAFVFSTGASALTPDEIIEKASLVYYYGGDDGTASVKMTITDRAGRVRVREVTMLRRDVEDGGAQKYYVYFRKPPDVAGMVFMVWKNIGKGDDRWLYLPAIDLVKRVAAKDKRSSFAGSHFTYEDVSGRAPGDDTHEFIVGGGEEEFDGRPVFIIKNTPKDADAVEFSYYVTRIDRESFMPLKAEYFDRGGKPYKTMVVEEVQDVQGIPTVVRARAVEEGRGETLIEFTDVGYNIGLKEKLFTERYLRKPPRKWIK